From the genome of Oryza glaberrima chromosome 1, OglaRS2, whole genome shotgun sequence:
gacAGTGTAACTAAATTCGATATGTAATTATTAACTTAGAAACATTGCTATTAATTTAGATTATCCAAGTAGAATTAAGAAGGCAcgtatggatacaatccgagtaaaCCTCATTGGACCTGAATAGGACTATGTTTCTATTTTCTTATCTGAGAAACTTTTCTTATCTACTCAAGACTATTGTCATATGTATGAGGCTTCATTCCGTGTAAGATCTGATATATAGTAGGTCATGTCGAGGTTAGTACACAAGTACTGGGTATCAAATATCTAGAACACTAACAACACACTCACAAAATATGCTTATCGTcgcaaaataagttcatttttcaatCATCTAAcacatctctactattataaaaattaaagatgttttccgtcaaaattttggtacgtcatccgtatttgagtcagatTTTCAATGCTCGTATCTAATTCGACATGAGTTAGAATAACTATTATATATACCCCTTCCTAGCCCAACCCCTCCGCATCCTAGCCCAACCGAACCGCCCCACACCATCCCGCCGCCTCGTCCCGCGTGCCCCTCCCCCGATcgatgtcttttttttctctcttttttgttttctttttcttcttttctttctctcaataatttgaataatcaaaatttcaataTTTGGTCGACAAtgtatagcaaaaaaaaaacccatgcgTCAACTTATAGAATAGTCACCTAATCGATGGGATTTTTCGTGTGATGACGCATGAAACGAGCGCAACCAGGTTCAATGCTATATATGATTTTGACTTTGTTTTGCCATTATTCTATTTGTCTTGTTTCGGTTTGTCATCTAAATTGACAGAATTTTTATCAATCGCGAAAATTATTTTCACCTGTTGCAACACACAGTCTTTTTTCTATTAtcagtaaaaataaaaggagtaGAATACCATCGCTCTTATACGGAGGGTGTAGAAGCAGATGGACTTGGTGCCTCAGATATTTCGACAGCTGTTTTGCTCCTTTTTGACAAGTGGCTGCTAGTACCGCTATTTACGCTTTACAGCTTTTAGATGTCAGATGTCCGATCCCAACACAGTtattagagcaagtacaatagcatgctACAAGTCAGTTGTAAgcacaagagaagagaagagaagagaagagagaaggaaagcgggctacagatttgtagccagctgcaacactcACTATAATAcattgtgtgtgtatgagagatgggatcatatattaataatgtagcatatgtttatagataactattgtatgaatgagctattatattggttatagatgaattggaagcattagttggctatactattaaacttgctcttactgcCTCCCTCTAAACATTTCAATGTGCAACTACAAGTACTCCAttcgtagaaaaaaaataaaccaacaaaAAATTGGATGGAACATTTTCTGGTAAACTAAATCTGGATAAATTCTCATAAATTGGTTTATttgagaaggagggagtactcgCCACGCAAATGTGTTTGGCTTGCTGAACATAGATGTATACGTTAAAACagtttattaggaaataaaaaaataatttataagtaaaacttttgtatactttctccgtcccaaaaaaagccAATCTCGTACTAGGATGTGATAATAATTCTGGACATACTCTATGTacaaattcattgtattagaagGTGTCCTATCCTAGTACGAGATTGGTTTTCtttggacggaaggagtatgtaTTTAGAACCTTAGAagtcaatataaaaaaattaattggatccataccattgcaaatttgcctattaaaaaatatcattacaaTTCGTATATTCGTATCCGTGCAATtggaattttacaaaattagaacagTGTCACCGCCGTAACGTTTTTCATTCATCTCCTTTCTTTTccgtcttctttcttctttctcccaTCTTCTTCCCGAAGTCAAGCCAGCGAACCAGTCCTCGGAATCCTTGGAGCTTGGAGGAGGAAAGCGAGCGAGCTCACTGGCGAGGTGAACAAACTCAACCAtggcaggcgacggcggcgaggggaaggtGGCGTGCGTGGCGTGGATCCAGCGCTGGGAGGAGAAGGCGACATGGGTCTTCGCGGCGTACGGGCAGGCGGGGTCAAGAggcagggtggcggcggcgcatgccGTGGGGGGTGCTCGGTTTCGACTCCAATGAGTGCTCCCTCTCCGAACCCCTTGTATGAGagctccctcttctcctccgaGCTCCAAGGATTGGCGACGCAGCATGCGACGTGATGAGCTTTCAGGACCTGCTCCGCGACATGGAGGCCAACGTGCTgcagtcggcgccgccgccggcgcaagAGGTGGTGCAGGGTGTCTTGCAAGACCTGCTCTGCAACATGGAGGCCAGCGTGTCTTCCAGGACCCCCCCTGCGCATGACACGTCCTGTCAGGTGAGCAGAATAGGATAACCTTTCAAGAACAAGAGTGGCGGTGACGGCTACTTCTCCTTTGACGACGGCTCGTGTTGCGCGCTTTGTCCCCGCGCCTCCTCAGCCTTCTCTGCGCCACACCGCCGTGCGTCATCTCCTTGCTGCCACGTGGACTCGTTCCTCTCGCCtttcctcgccgtcgccaagcCGGCGAGCGCGCACAACATGCCCTCCGTCTTGTCCGCCGCGAAGCCCTTTGCTTTTGCAgatgcgccgccgctgctaggCCCGGTGATCTTGTCGCGGACAGCACCGAGGAAGGACTGCACGCTCTCCTGCACGGTGGCCAGCATGTCGCCACCGCGCCGGGCTCCTGATTCAGACGAGTCGGTGGCCTCCTGCTCCAAGCTGGCCATGGACTTCGAGGTCATCGTGAACGAGTAACAGAAGATTGATCGACACATCGCGGCAAGAAACCACCGCATTCTGAGGATTGCTTCACTAGCTTGACTCCGGAAGAATAtgagagaaagaaggaagaataCGGAAAATGAAGGCAATAGACGGAAAACGCGACGACAGAGTAacggttctaattttgtaaaattctaGTGGCATGGCTACAAATATAAGAATTACAATGATATTTTTTGAATAGACAAATTTATAATGGCGTAGAtccaattaaaccattaaaaaaCTACGCTAAAAAcatcttaaaattaacttccaaaattaagtttaaaaaattttaactttGGCTTTGATTTATTAGGCCAACCGATAGAGTCCTTAATGTGTCGCCGTTATCTGGATATTTCTAGCTAGTTGACTGTATAAACTGAGAAGAATACTCATACAATTCTACCTTCAAACCTAAGCTTGATTTGGCCAAACAATAATTATCGTGTGAAAAGATGATCGCTTCCTTGTCATATTGACAGTGGCACCTTTGACAGTTTCAAGCTAATGGACAAATGAGAATGGAAAAGTTGAAGCTGTTCGTGTATACATGGATCAAAGTATTCATATGTGCTGGGGTATCTTTTCGAAGAAATGTACCGGGTTATCTTTTTCAGCTTTAGTCCatgtttttgtcctttttcttttcagaaaagCTGGAATACTGCCGGTTGAAGAAAAGCAAAACTTTCTGGGCCATTTATATCTTCTCGTACAAAAGTCAAAATCACGTTCCAACAGAAGGTACCGGGTTGGTACTGTTCACAACTGATACTGTAGCTTGTAGTAGCAATCACTGCAGTCTTGCTTAATTACCATTGAGCAGTACACATCGTAATATTTAGTACGTGCAACGGTAGGTTTCACTCTTTGAATGAACTGCCAGTTTAGTAGTTCCACCTTACATCATGCTTAATTATTGCGAAGGAACACAATCCAGTGGTACTATTTGTCTAGAGTGGTATATTTGAATCTATGAgctaattcaaggctaaaaggtggagagagagagagtagagagagaggagagagagggagagagatgtgctTTTTTATGGTCCCCACATAAAATTAGCCCCATTCGCACCTTTTATGTTTTtagtttagcccctctctcccaaacacccccttggAGAGGCTAATATTTTAAGGGGGGCTAATTCACtttagcctcaaattagcccACATGTTTGGATCCTTGAGGGCTAATTCAGAGCTAAAAGGTGGGGGCTAATAATTAGCCCATGGAAACAAACATGGcctaaacattagctctcaaaattagccctgAGCTAGGCCCTATCTGGTTCcatgggctaatgtttagccctcACCTTTTAGCCTTACATTAGCCCTCAAGGATCCAAACAGGTGGGCTAATTTTGAGCTAATGTGAATTAGCCCcactcaaaacattagcccctccaagggatgctaatggggctaattttgtgtggggaccatcaaaaagcagttctctctcctctctttctactctctctccaccttttagccttgaattagcccatggatcTAAACATACCACCTAgactaatgtttagcctaccaattcatgactaaacattagctctcaaaattagtCCTGAGCTAATCTTCTAAACAGGGTCATAATcttctaaacatggccttactTGACATGTATCCCGGGTGTTGTCAACACACCATTAGCTCAGCACAACAATAGCTCCTCTGATGCCTACATGTATCCGTTTTTCTGGGGCTCTCTCTAATAGCTGCCTTAATTGCAGATGAACGCAACCCCCTGCATGGCCCGTTCTCGCATTGATTAACAAATAATGACCCATTAGTTCCTCGTAGCAGCATCAGATCAGGTCCATATCCAAGTTAACGACCAGAGCGCAGCAAGCCGGCCAAATCCTCCATCCGGATCGATCGGTCACGTACCCATCCATCATTCGTTTCCATCCACCGACGTGTGGTTCCAAAATCGGCGCGGCATGTACGTATTCCGTAACATGTGTGGCTACGCGATCCGCAGGTCGTTTTTAGACGCGGCGCGCACGGTGTGGGTTGTTCGGTTGTTCCGGTCCTTTTTGCGTTATCGTTGCCGAGAAAACGAAGGCGGTGAAAGGACACATGTAAGCCGCCCTGAGGTTTACCACTTTACCGGCGAAAGCGACCGAATCGGCAGTTCGACATGAGGAGAACGTATACCAAGCTAGCAGTAGTCGAGTAGAGATAGCTAGTACCACACCAGTAGTAGTACTCTATCCACACGGTAAGTTTACCGTCAGTTTCGCCTACTTTTGTTGCAGATTCCTTTACCGGGGGCCGGGGGACGAAACTGCACGTCGTGGCGGCCGGTGCACTTTTGGGCGGGCGGGATAGCGTTAGCTTTCTCCGGCCGGCGCTGACGTTACAACGTGACACCTATTTGCTGCAGATAAGCACTCCGTATCGGTACGGGCGATTTGGACCATGCATCAGCTCCCTCTTTGGTACGTGCAGTGGGAGAAAGAGAGCTGCATTCGGAAGCTACACCTGCTGGTACTACAAGCTCGACGTGTCGCATTGGCGCCATAGGCCACTTGCACGGCCGCAGCCACGGGCACATCACGGCTTAACTCCGTTTTAAAGATGAAGCACATCAACGGTTTAATTAGCCGCTCTGATGAAATGGAAAGCCAGAAGTTAGCTAGGTATACACACGTCACCCAGCAGTGGACCTGTGGCTGTGGCCTGTGGGGATGACCTCGACTCCGGCCCAGCAGCGAAAAGGTCCCGGCGCCGcagtccgtccgtccgtccgtcccaactcccaagtcccaaccatGCGAGCGAGCGAGCAGTGAAATCTGCGCAAAAGGGCAGTGAAATCTGCGCAAAAGGCCAGCGGCGCTTTCGTGCGCGCCTACATAAAGTAATTTTGCGAGTATTAAAGCCGGGGGGAGGAAAGAAGGGGAAAGAAAGAAGACTGTTCAAAAGGATCCCCGGGGCTTGACCCTGACAAGTTGACGGTTGGAATATTTATCTCCTGGCCCTTTTGGAAAAGCTTCCATTATGGCTCTTTTGCTGTGCATTGATGGCCAGTAAGTCACCAGTCAGGTGCCTGTCCCCATGCCGTCCAGCTCTCTCTTGGTGTTGCGAGAGAAACTTCCCAAAAGGAAGTGGTGAAAAAGTGCCACGAAGGTTTACCGAAACGTGAGTGTAGGAACACCCACTTTTGGGCCATCCATCCACTGTGCAGTCAAAGCCgagaaagattaaaaaaaaacggaAATGAGCACGGGAATTATAAATCCGCCACCAACTTGGCATGCAGCATGCTCCATCAATCAAAGATTAAAAATCCTTTGCATGAACAAGCAAGCAACCAAGCAAAAGGATATAACAGCAGCAAAGAAAACCAAGTCCTGGTGCTTATTTGACCTCAGCAGCAGAGAAAGTAAAATCTTATCCGTGGCGTTTACTGAGCAGGCTCTACCTACTCTACATGCCAAGAAAAGTGCTGCTAGGCTCTGCAGTGCACACGGTGTACCACCAGAAGAACAAATTCAGCGATAAGCAAATTAGcgttggatcgatcgatcgatcgatctcatgcCACCAGTTCCCAGAAAATAAGAGGACACAAAACTCTCGCGCGGTGACTTGCGAGATCCGAATAAGGACAGGCATGGGGCCGCGTCGCATTCCGCCAAGCCGAGAAAGCGTATGGCAGCGCGCATAGCATAGTGACACACGTTGGACGGACAGATTTTCCACGGAGTTCGCAACTTGCCTCCGCAACCTCATCACTTCCATTCTTACATTACACCCGCAACCTTAGAAAACAACAAaaggagaaagaggaagaaacaaACTACTAGCAGGAGAGTAGTAGTAAGGAGAGAGAAGCTGCATGCTATGATGGTGGTACTAGcaagaggagaaaagaaaaaaaagaaagaaaagcccATTCGATATCTCCATCTCCCATGTGTTTGTGTAAGCCTCACGTACAAGCAAGCCAAGCTAGCCTCCGCAACCCAGCTGCAGCAAGTCAAAGGGAAGCTATATCCAAGCCGGTTGGTTcgactggatgcatggcgggaTCAAAACGGGCGGTCCGGGGTGACCGGCCACCGGTCGGTGTAGACCGGCGACGGGGAGGTTGGGGAGGACGGGTTGGGGAAGCCGAGGACGaagccggcggccgcgcggtggtggtggtgatggtgggcGACCGCGAGGGGGCCCAGGGGACGGTTcttgcggcggccggcgccgacggggacgttgcggagcgcgccgccggccgtccaGTAGCGGTGGCAGGCCTTGCAGAAGTGGCGCGGCTGGTTGACGTTGTAGTTGTTGAAGTAGCAGAACTTGGTGTCACGGCTCCGGCACCGCGggcacggcagcggcgccgcggcggccgcacgCGCCTCGGCCGAGTCCTGCAACCGCCGCTGCGTCGGCTGCCCCGCCGCGTCCCCGCCCCCCTGCCGTTGCTCCTCGTCGCGGTCCGCGGCCTCCCGCTTGATCGACGCGCGCTGCCCCGACGTAGCAGCAGCCGGGAcacgctgctcctcctcctcctccggttcAACCTTCTCCCGGGCCACGACGAAGCCCTGCGCCTTGTCCTGTGTCCCCTCGGAAACGCCGCACTGCATGATGACCTTGCCGAACAGCTTgaacccgccggccgccggggcCATCTCGACGTGGGACAGCATCCGAACGCGCCCTGCCTGCGGACCAAGAACCGGAGCGGGcaagagaaaggagaggaaggTAGGCAAGCAGACGACGAGAGAGGCAGCAGGCAGGCAGGGGGAATGAACGAGGGGGTGCGAGGGCCGGGGTCGCTGCTACTTAAATGCCATCAAGCCGAGGAGTAGCGAGACCGGAGAGGAGAATGGGCTTGGGGCGCAGCAGAAAAAGCGCAAAGAAAACGTTACGCGCTGACGCGCGCAGCTAGCACAGTGCCCGCGGATGAATATTTCGTCGAGTTCGTTTCGtcccgcggggggggggggggggggggggggtacttTACACCGGTGTGATGCGAAAGCGGGGGCGAGACCGGTGAGTTcgcggatggatggatggatggatgatttGGTTTGCATGTGGGGGATTGTGATTCGAGGGGAATCTCCGGGTTATATAAAGCGAGCTCCAGCTGCTCGCCGATGGTGCGTCGCGGACTCGCGGGTCGTGtgcgcgcgcggggcggcgggagaggcTTTGGGGTGGTGGACCTGGTAACTTCTGTTGCGGAAAAGCGAAGGGATGGGCGCGCCCTCCGATTCGGGTGTGTGGCTGGCGACTGCCTGCCTCGATCTTCTACGCCATGGATGTGTGTATTCCGCGGCTTTACGCTTTGTGCTACATCCAAGGTGGTGTTGCACAGTTGCTGTGGTATCTACGCGGCAACTGCATGTTAAAAATGATTGCACTGGAGAGATAGATAATCACTGTTACAGGTACCCCTCCATTCCATATTATAAATTGCTTAACTTTTTTCGAGCCAAACTTCTTTATGTTTATCtgagtttatataaaaaataataacatttataacaccaaactagtttcattaaatacaACTTTAAATATGTTTCGTTAatgtatttatattgatgtatttatattgtgttaacatattattatattttcctataaacCTGATCAAACTTAGAAAAGTttgactataaaaaaaaatcgaaaggACTTGTAGTGTGAAATGGAAGGAGTAGGAGTCTGAGGAACACAACTAAATCCACATGTGACCATTGTACTTTTTTGAACTATCATTCGCACATgctattgggaaaaaaaatcattcacaCCTACTATTGAGAAAATACACAGTATACCATTTGGGTCATGTGTTTTAGTATCATTTTTCTCTTTGTGGTATTTGCTAGGTATCCAATCATGtgactaaaattagaaaagaaaaataactatCTAGGCTTAGCTGTTATTAGGGCATCATCTTCAAGGTCTGGAccaggggggaggaggagagatgcTGAGATCATAAGCATCACCACCTTCCAAAGTCGGCGAGCTCTTTCTCTCCGACACAATTGATGATTGCCAACGATTTCTCGAAACAAAACCTAAAATAGGGTTTTGAGTTAGAGATTGGATCGGACGTGAACATGAGGGACGATGTGGGTGACAGCCATAGGCGGCAAATAAGTGTCGGAGCCGCTAGAATGACTGAGATTAGAAGTGTGGCATGGAATTTAGTGTGAAGCCAGGACGTAGGAGGGCCTACTTGGCAaggacttaaaaaaaataaggcacTCTTTAGAtctcaccctaaaatttttcatcctatcatcacatcgaacgtttgaacacctgcatgaagtgctaaaaaaatataggctaaaaaataattaattacacatactgcgactaatttgtgagacgaatcttttaaggcacctaattgctccataatttgacaatgtgatgatacaataaatatttgctaatgactatttaattagacttaataaattcatctcgcggtttactaatggattctgtaattagtttttttattagtgtttgaACCAGAATTTCAcctgcgacaccctatataatacccgatgtgacacgcaaaACTTTACAGCCTAGATCTAAGCACCCCTAACTAGAAATAGGAGTTACTTTCAAAATGGCAGTCTAACTGAACCAGAATTTCAAGCACATGACTGCTCTAACACATCcactaagagcaaggataatggTGAGCTACAAACAAGCTAAatgcttatgtggaagagagagataaataaaagtggagagtgttggctctcatgcaagagctagctctACACAAGCTCCAAGAAATATACATTAAATTCATGAGAGATAAAGAGGgaggatgaaaaaaataaagctaaCCTTATAGCTAACCTATTATATATGCTAGCTTTAACATTTGGTAGTGAGCTGTACtactaaacttgctctaatgcacATGCCCTTTAAGGTAAGAAACGATGTTCCTTTCGACCAACAAAAGAACGGAGTGCTACTTACATGCTGATGCTGGCAGCCAACTAGTATAGCAAATGTGTGTAGGGTATTGAATAAGTACATTGTATACGTGCACACAGGAAACATGTACTCGGAGATTCTAAATAATGCAAGTTTCTACCTATTCATAAACGGCTGCCCACTCTTATGTAGTACTGTTTGCATAGTGTTGCtgttgaatgaaaaaaaaaagggaattcTAAACTGTCTCCTATACTTTCCTACTACATTTGTTGATTTTTATAgggcatatattttattttgaaaaaagcATTCATAATTACAACTTGACCATTCCCTGATtataaaacaaacatttttaaaagcgcctttaaaatataaatctacGTATATGATTTCTATACACTAAATTTCTAATCGGACTAActttgataaataaaataaagtttgaCTACCTTTTATAATCAAAATACTACTActccgtactccctccgtactcgtaaagaaagtcgttttggacagcgacacggtctccaaaacataactttgacttcttgtttctataaaaatatttattaaaaagtgacatatgtatacttttatgaaagtattttttaaagacaaatctattcatataatttttatatttttaaactcaacaacttgaaaattatcatgatttatattcccaaggtttgacttaaatattgtcctaaacggctttctttatgagtacggagggagtacatcttatgaaaaaaaaccaagaaaatactatttaagtgaaaatttgCTGATTTATGACCAGATAAAGTGAATTGccaatagtgttttttttttcaaataagaaaagagAGCGGCCGATGGATAGCTGTTTGCTCTCTTTTAACAAAGACTTTTTCGGACTGCTCTGATCTTCCAGTGATCATGCAAAAGGCAGCCAGTGATGATACACAAATCTACAGAGAAAACCATGCAGAAAAGGCATCGAAAAAGGTGCTTTAGAGAAAGTCTTgttctggaaaaaaaaggacCTGTAAAAGTCTAAACTAAATGGCAACTTCAAAAGGCTACGCATTGGCTCTTTTTAGCTCGAAAGGTAGAAGGAGCATAGATTCTCTACACTTCTACAGCAGGCACCACACATGATTACCTCTTCTATTTGGTAACGGCAACAGCCAATCTAGGTACGTGCAGCCCTTTCTTTACTGAACTTCTTCTTACATtcgtattgatgttaatgaatctagataaatatatatgtctagatttataaacattaatatgaatgtggaaaatgttaaaatgacttatattgtgaaactgAGAGAGTAAATCATCAGCATATTATGTCAGTTCTGTTGAGATAACAAATAATTACAAGTTCTCGCAGTGCTAAATCATTTTTTCCACTCCTTTCATAAAATAGAATCTAattctaaatataaatataaatatagtatattCTCAAGATTAGAATTTTTatgaatagagggagtacaatatAGTAGGAGTAGCATACTTCCATTTCCCCCGCATACTAGCTACTACTTAGTAGCACATTCATTTATCTATTCGGAACTGTTCATAGAATTATGTatacttttctatagaattatTGTTGAGAGATCATATCACCGTGTCACAGATTAAAATACTTTTCGAAATAACCATGTATACTTCAGTATTTTGAATGTGTCAGTATGATCTGTACTGGGAAGTGCAGGTAGTCGGCGGAATGCGGCAACACATGTACTCTACCACAGGATTGGTGGCCATCCTGTCCAGGAGATGATCCTGAACAGTACTCGTACGCGTTTGGCCCGGAATAAAAAAAGCCGCACCATGCCGGAGAAAAGCAGGGTATGGCTGTTTGCTTGCTCAGGAAATCCGAGCTGACGTCGATTACCAACAACTAATCCGCCGGTAAATAATCTTGGTTAGAATAAAGCAAAAGAGCAAGCACAACGGtgggcttttcttttctcctttttcctttccctttttcttttctagggTTCGTCGATCCCACTTCCAAGCATACGCCGTTATTTTACACAAAAGTCCATGGATTCCCATCCAACCTTGATCTTCTTTAAGCCTTTGGGAACGAGCTCAATGTGGGTGCATGTTCAGTTTGGGGATTAATGTCTAGAACTGTTAAAGCTCTACTCCATGTACGGGCACCAGAGAATCTCTACTCCATCTACTTCATGAATGAATTAACAGATATTTGTGCTCTCAATCTTCCttattaaaagaagtaaaagaCTATTAAAGATTATATGATGATATCTTTTctgaaaatataattaaaatatgaagCACAATGTATCCCTGAAAATATTGTTGTTAAATGCGATGTACTAGCATCATTCTTGCAAAGTTCTCAAGACATCATTCTGTTGAAATTTGGTTTCCTCCATAACCTAAGACTAATTCCATTTTCCCGGCCAAGTCTCTCGGCCAGAAGTGTCAACGGCGAGCCTGACTTGTTTAGTAAGAAACCAACCTACTaaaaagaaatacaaaaggCACCTTCCATGCTTTCCAATCAACTGATTACTTTTGGGGTCATAAAACAATCCAAAACAAGAATCTATCCCTTTCTTTATCCCGGAAAGAGATACGCTTTTAGTGCATTTGTACCTTTCTTTTCCCGTATAATAGAGTAGTACTAGTTGCTTTTGATGAGGACAAAAGTAGGAATTGCTTAGGTTGGAAAAGCCAAACCATGCTGCTCTTTCTTGCTACTAATCCAAAAGCGATGCTTTGCAGTTTTGCACTTCGATTAAAATATGCGCGCGTCACATTCGCTTCCAATTTTTTCTCAGCACTGGACTGGACAGATTGTATCTAGATGGATCAAAATCACACACGGTACATGACTTCTGAGCACGATAGGGTATGAGCTTTTAACAAACCCTTATCGTGTTATGAGCTCATGATACGCGAGCACCGTTGAATCACCGTGGTTCACTGTGGTGTACAGACTACAGTGGTGTATGTCGTCCTTATGAATTGAGAtaagaagggggaaaaaaagaacacgTGAAAGAACACCAATCAGTACGCAGCCGTATCAATGCAGCATGTGGCCTTTCA
Proteins encoded in this window:
- the LOC127760071 gene encoding uncharacterized protein LOC127760071; translation: MRWFLAAMCRSIFCYSFTMTSKSMASLEQEATDSSESGARRGGDMLATVQESVQSFLGAVRDKITGPSSGGASAKAKGFAADKTEGMLCALAGLATARKGERNESTWQQGDDARRCGAEKAEEARGQSAQHEPSSKEKGGPGRHAGLHVAEQVLQDTLHHLLRRRRRRLQHVGLHVAEQVLKAHHVACCVANPWSSEEKRELSYKGFGEGALIGVETEHPPRHAPPPPCLLTPPARTPRRPMSPSPPSAGSTPRTPPSPRRRRLPWLSLFTSPVSSLAFLLQAPRIPRTGSLA
- the LOC127768939 gene encoding dof zinc finger protein 5, translated to MLSHVEMAPAAGGFKLFGKVIMQCGVSEGTQDKAQGFVVAREKVEPEEEEEQRVPAAATSGQRASIKREAADRDEEQRQGGGDAAGQPTQRRLQDSAEARAAAAAPLPCPRCRSRDTKFCYFNNYNVNQPRHFCKACHRYWTAGGALRNVPVGAGRRKNRPLGPLAVAHHHHHHRAAAGFVLGFPNPSSPTSPSPVYTDRWPVTPDRPF